One stretch of Chryseobacterium fluminis DNA includes these proteins:
- a CDS encoding type I polyketide synthase, whose translation MKKEEINKKDIAVIGISCKFPQSNTPDEFWENLANENELLHFYTEDELTDIGISKELIAHPNYIKVNADLENIGSFDYSFFGYTKNEADCMDPQTRILHEQVWLAFEDAGYDISSYKEKVGVYVSMSENLNWIIYNRVNPNKHVNSFYQQKLINKSFAHTLLSYNLDLTGPSYFIDTACSSSLSSIHIACRNLLLRECSMALAAGVSIDSTKSKGYIYEEGMIASKDGHCKAFDEKSSGAVAGNGAAVIVLKRLEDAIRDRDHIYAVIKSSAVNNDGKGKVGYTAPSVTGQSDCIKLAHKLANVSSNTISYIEAHGTGTKLGDSIEIEALNKAFNYDTTHKCAVGSVKTNIGHLDAAAGIAGFVKTALAIKKKQIPATLHFSKSNPDINFNSGPFYVNARLQEWKSNGEYPLRAGVSSFGIGGTNAHVVMEEPPLLSQSSQSRPYQLLVYSAKTQSSLSHYQANLHQFLQNNGNIDLADLAYTLKVGRKSFAQRNFVVFKDKDEALYRLKEQVNTARMQLKRNIIFMFSGQGSQYFNMAKEVYVHEQDFRILMDRGFEILKNLTGENYKAIIGYENDDKIEPFLINKTQYTQPLLFLIEYAFASLLLKWGISPKYMIGHSLGEYVAACISGVFSFEDGLSILVKRSSLMSKVEEGDMLEIGLSYEVIKPYINSDISVAALNTKNSVVVSGSKNDIAEFIKVLAEQGISYNILKTSHAFHSKMMDSILDDYENELSKINFSKPQHPFISNLTGKEISPEEAMSPKYWVRHLRETVHFSDGIDYLLKKGDSVFIEIGPGKALSTFCQFNENYKGNNLTVGLIRHPKETKDDNQKLAESLGYLWSSGADVNWKEYYSYETRNKMPAPTYRFDKHVFASHVNPFEKLAGSDFNNDKKSISEWFYEPSWKASRLVKNVDHQSTEKCYLIFMDDSGYGESLVQKIKKESDKIIEVRKGDRFQKKSDCQYELNISDYSTYEKLFADLKNQTIKLTHIIHLFNIDEISTGSTDKETYKELGFYSVLHIAKNIHELEQKEALDFAVVTSNLQKVLGNENTDPLKSTNLGLMNVITQENPLVNCRNIDVVPTDDTAEIVENITREIQAKVFDKFVSYRLNSRWIRSYNPIQIEKPLERNTKIKNGGVYLITGGLGDLGFVHAKYLLEKYNASLILLGRTVLSSTMDNEKQVNYDRLQTLEKLGNVQYYHADITNLNDVQKVIQQGELVYGQINGIIHTAGIIKGKSLRSINFLKVEDCEKQFEPKVEGVQVLAKIFKNRTLDFCLFSSSLSSVLGGKEFGAYASANTFMDYFSYTGKISNSISVNYDGLGFEENPKSGLLTSLNIIDVFERVLSIENMPQIIISTSSLDKRLSKWVDQLDTNSDENTENPAEIISDEFDRSGLTNTYTKPDTPVEEKLSELLEELFGYKNIGVEDDFFELGGNSLMAITLSNRIYKTFNVELAIEDFFEKPTIKELAKEIDMVNKLIEIQKNSKEKKYKTEI comes from the coding sequence ATGAAAAAAGAAGAGATTAATAAAAAAGATATTGCAGTTATAGGAATATCGTGCAAATTTCCTCAATCAAATACTCCAGATGAGTTTTGGGAAAATTTGGCCAATGAAAACGAATTACTTCATTTTTATACCGAAGACGAACTAACAGATATTGGGATAAGTAAAGAACTCATTGCCCATCCTAATTATATTAAAGTAAATGCAGATTTAGAGAATATAGGCTCATTTGATTATTCATTTTTTGGATATACGAAAAATGAGGCAGATTGTATGGATCCTCAGACAAGAATATTGCATGAGCAGGTTTGGCTTGCATTTGAAGATGCAGGATACGACATATCTTCCTATAAAGAAAAAGTTGGAGTCTATGTTTCGATGTCAGAAAACCTAAATTGGATCATTTATAATAGAGTTAATCCCAACAAACATGTTAATTCGTTCTATCAGCAAAAGTTAATAAATAAAAGCTTTGCTCATACTTTATTATCTTATAATTTAGACTTAACAGGGCCTAGTTATTTTATTGATACCGCTTGTTCAAGTTCATTGTCTTCTATTCACATCGCTTGTAGAAATCTACTTTTAAGAGAGTGTTCTATGGCGTTGGCAGCAGGAGTTAGCATTGACAGTACAAAAAGCAAAGGGTATATTTATGAAGAAGGGATGATTGCTTCAAAAGACGGACATTGCAAAGCTTTTGATGAAAAGTCTTCAGGAGCAGTTGCAGGTAATGGAGCAGCAGTGATCGTCCTTAAGCGTTTAGAAGATGCGATCAGAGACAGAGATCATATATATGCTGTTATAAAATCATCTGCAGTCAATAATGATGGAAAAGGAAAAGTGGGATATACGGCGCCAAGTGTTACAGGACAATCTGATTGTATCAAGCTGGCTCATAAGCTGGCAAATGTTTCCTCAAATACCATCAGTTATATTGAAGCACACGGTACTGGGACCAAATTAGGAGATTCTATAGAAATTGAAGCGTTAAACAAAGCTTTTAATTACGATACAACTCACAAATGTGCTGTTGGTTCAGTAAAAACGAACATCGGGCATTTAGATGCAGCTGCCGGAATAGCCGGCTTTGTTAAAACTGCTTTGGCCATAAAAAAGAAACAGATACCCGCAACATTACATTTTTCTAAATCCAATCCTGATATCAATTTTAATTCGGGACCATTTTATGTGAATGCCCGGTTACAAGAATGGAAAAGCAATGGAGAATATCCGTTAAGAGCAGGCGTAAGTAGCTTTGGAATAGGCGGTACAAATGCTCACGTTGTGATGGAAGAGCCACCCCTTTTGAGTCAATCAAGTCAATCAAGACCATATCAATTATTAGTATATTCTGCAAAAACCCAATCTTCATTAAGTCATTATCAGGCTAATCTTCATCAGTTTTTACAAAACAACGGCAATATTGATTTAGCTGATTTAGCGTATACTCTTAAAGTGGGCAGAAAATCATTCGCACAACGAAACTTTGTGGTTTTTAAGGATAAGGATGAAGCACTCTATAGATTAAAAGAGCAGGTAAATACTGCCAGAATGCAACTTAAAAGAAATATAATCTTTATGTTTTCTGGCCAGGGAAGCCAATATTTTAATATGGCAAAAGAGGTGTATGTACACGAACAGGATTTCAGGATTTTGATGGACAGAGGATTTGAAATTTTAAAAAACCTTACCGGAGAAAATTATAAAGCCATAATAGGATATGAGAACGATGATAAAATTGAACCATTTTTAATAAATAAAACACAATACACCCAGCCATTGCTTTTCTTAATTGAATATGCTTTTGCCAGCTTGTTATTAAAATGGGGAATATCACCGAAATATATGATAGGACATAGCTTGGGTGAATATGTAGCAGCTTGTATAAGCGGAGTGTTTTCTTTTGAAGACGGTTTATCCATCCTTGTAAAAAGATCATCTTTGATGAGTAAAGTGGAAGAAGGGGACATGTTGGAGATAGGATTATCTTACGAGGTAATAAAACCGTACATCAACAGTGATATATCAGTTGCGGCTTTAAATACGAAAAATTCTGTAGTAGTATCAGGAAGCAAAAATGATATTGCGGAGTTTATAAAAGTATTGGCAGAACAGGGGATTTCATATAACATCCTAAAAACATCTCATGCTTTTCATTCAAAAATGATGGATTCTATATTGGATGATTATGAAAATGAGCTTTCTAAAATAAATTTCTCTAAGCCACAACATCCATTTATATCCAACCTTACCGGAAAAGAAATTTCTCCCGAAGAAGCAATGTCACCCAAATACTGGGTTAGACATTTAAGAGAAACAGTTCATTTTTCGGATGGGATTGACTATTTATTAAAAAAAGGAGACTCTGTCTTTATAGAAATAGGTCCGGGAAAAGCCTTGTCCACTTTCTGCCAGTTCAATGAAAATTATAAAGGAAACAATTTAACAGTAGGTTTAATAAGGCATCCGAAAGAAACAAAGGATGACAATCAGAAGCTGGCAGAATCCTTAGGGTATTTATGGAGTTCAGGGGCCGATGTCAACTGGAAAGAATATTACTCTTATGAAACCCGTAATAAGATGCCGGCACCCACTTATCGTTTTGACAAACATGTTTTTGCTTCTCATGTTAATCCGTTTGAAAAACTGGCAGGTTCTGATTTTAATAATGATAAGAAATCGATCTCAGAATGGTTTTATGAACCTTCCTGGAAAGCATCAAGACTAGTTAAAAATGTTGATCATCAATCTACGGAGAAATGTTATTTGATTTTTATGGATGATTCTGGATATGGAGAATCATTAGTGCAAAAAATAAAAAAAGAATCCGATAAAATAATTGAAGTAAGAAAAGGAGATCGTTTTCAGAAGAAATCTGATTGCCAATATGAATTGAATATCAGTGATTATAGTACTTATGAAAAGCTGTTTGCAGATTTAAAAAATCAAACAATAAAACTTACCCATATTATTCATTTATTCAATATCGACGAAATATCAACAGGCAGTACTGATAAAGAAACTTATAAGGAACTGGGTTTTTATAGTGTACTGCATATAGCTAAAAACATTCATGAACTGGAGCAAAAAGAAGCCTTGGATTTCGCAGTGGTAACCAGTAATCTGCAAAAGGTTCTTGGTAATGAAAATACAGATCCATTGAAATCGACAAACCTAGGCTTAATGAATGTAATTACGCAGGAGAACCCTCTGGTTAATTGTAGAAATATTGATGTTGTGCCTACAGATGATACAGCTGAAATTGTTGAAAATATTACTCGTGAAATTCAGGCAAAAGTTTTTGATAAGTTTGTTTCATATCGTTTAAACAGCAGATGGATAAGAAGTTATAATCCGATCCAAATAGAAAAACCACTGGAGCGCAATACAAAAATAAAAAACGGAGGAGTCTACTTAATTACCGGAGGCTTGGGAGACTTAGGATTTGTTCACGCAAAATATTTACTGGAAAAATACAATGCATCTTTAATCTTACTGGGAAGAACAGTTCTTTCATCAACAATGGACAATGAAAAACAAGTTAATTATGACCGTCTGCAAACCTTAGAAAAGCTGGGAAATGTGCAATACTATCATGCGGACATTACTAATTTAAACGATGTCCAAAAAGTTATTCAGCAGGGAGAACTTGTCTATGGACAGATCAATGGCATTATTCATACCGCCGGAATTATTAAAGGTAAATCTTTAAGAAGTATTAACTTTTTGAAAGTGGAAGATTGTGAAAAACAGTTTGAACCCAAGGTTGAGGGTGTACAGGTACTTGCAAAGATATTTAAGAACAGAACATTGGATTTTTGTTTATTTTCTTCATCATTATCTTCAGTATTAGGAGGAAAGGAATTCGGGGCTTATGCATCAGCAAATACTTTTATGGATTACTTCTCCTATACCGGGAAAATTTCCAACAGTATAAGTGTTAACTATGATGGATTGGGTTTTGAAGAAAATCCGAAAAGTGGATTACTAACTTCATTAAATATTATAGATGTTTTTGAGAGAGTTTTATCCATAGAGAATATGCCTCAAATTATTATCTCTACCAGCAGTCTGGATAAAAGGCTGTCTAAATGGGTAGATCAATTAGATACAAATTCGGATGAAAACACTGAGAATCCGGCAGAAATAATAAGTGATGAATTTGATAGATCCGGTTTAACGAATACATATACTAAACCTGATACGCCGGTTGAAGAGAAATTAAGTGAATTGTTGGAAGAATTATTTGGCTATAAGAATATTGGTGTTGAGGATGATTTCTTTGAACTGGGCGGAAATTCATTGATGGCGATCACACTATCGAACCGTATTTACAAAACTTTTAATGTAGAACTGGCAATTGAAGATTTTTTTGAGAAACCTACGATTAAAGAACTTGCCAAAGAAATTGATATGGTTAATAAGTTAATCGAGATTCAGAAAAATAGTAAAGAAAAAAAATATAAAACCGAGATATAA